The following coding sequences lie in one Enterococcus sp. 9E7_DIV0242 genomic window:
- a CDS encoding PTS sugar transporter subunit IIB translates to MKTLLVCAGGFSTTMMMEAMKKVVKESAKLEAEDYPMEAIGVDKLDRYINDYDVILVGPQLSHKYDYIKGEAEKINKPTVLLTSDIYGSMDGATVMKQAILAYRKSQQK, encoded by the coding sequence ATGAAAACATTATTGGTTTGCGCAGGTGGTTTTTCAACCACAATGATGATGGAGGCAATGAAGAAGGTTGTCAAGGAATCAGCAAAATTGGAGGCAGAGGATTACCCGATGGAAGCCATTGGGGTCGATAAGTTGGATCGTTATATCAACGACTACGATGTGATTTTAGTGGGCCCACAATTGAGTCATAAGTATGACTACATCAAGGGAGAGGCTGAAAAAATCAATAAGCCGACTGTCCTGCTTACTTCGGATATCTACGGTTCGATGGATGGGGCAACGGTAATGAAGCAAGCGATTTTGGCTTATCGTAAAAGTCAGCAAAAATAA